TCCACCACCAGGGCATGGAGTGGAGCGAAAAACGGGACTCGAACCCGCGACCCCAACCTTGGCAAGGTTGTGCTCTACCAGCTGAGCTATTTTCGCATACAGTGCGGATGAAGGGACTCGAACCCCCACGCCTCTCGGCACCAGATCCTAAGTCTGGCGTGGCTACCAATTACACCACATCCGCGTTGTTTTTTTTGAAGTCGTATTTTAAAGAGCTTGCTTCGTTTTTGTGAGTGCAAATATAGGACATTTTCCTTTACTTCCAAACTTTTCAGTAAAAAAAATTAAAAAAGTTATATTTTTTATTTCCGACCCTTTGTATTACGTTTCATTTTATTACTTTTACACCGTTAATTAATATGATATGGAATTACAAGGAACGGTAAAGAAACTTTTTGATGCTCAGACATTTGCGAGCGGTTTCCAAAAAAGAGAAATGGTTATCCTTACGCAGGAGCAGTATCCGCAGCCGATAAACATAGAATTTTTATCTGATAAGATCAGTTTATTGGATAATCTGAAAGAAGGCGAGAACGTAAAAATAGGAATCAACATCAGAGGGAGAGAATGGGTTTCTCCTCAGGGCGAAACAAAATACTTCAACTCAATTACCGGGTGGAGAGTGGAAAAGGTTTCCGACAATGCTTCTGAGCCTACCCAGGCAGCACCTTCC
The sequence above is a segment of the Chryseobacterium sp. JJR-5R genome. Coding sequences within it:
- a CDS encoding DUF3127 domain-containing protein, with the protein product MELQGTVKKLFDAQTFASGFQKREMVILTQEQYPQPINIEFLSDKISLLDNLKEGENVKIGINIRGREWVSPQGETKYFNSITGWRVEKVSDNASEPTQAAPSQSASSASASNENPFAGDDDDDLPF